The proteins below come from a single Tachysurus fulvidraco isolate hzauxx_2018 chromosome 26, HZAU_PFXX_2.0, whole genome shotgun sequence genomic window:
- the golga2 gene encoding golgin subfamily A member 2 isoform X6, with the protein MADQSRQNKLAAAKKKLKEFQQKSTQSPVNPGPKKKRKVKGGGQAETPSADRSSPEHIENILKVMVSDLSLTNGLALPPLVKSQNCDLDANGDEHTPVENRPLSSTESLRQLSQQLNGLLAESSSSYVNGETGPALVNEKALETRIQELADALDSSTLENSQLTAKLETLTKQSQVMSEQMQKERKDFEQKCVKEQGAMREQLQVHIQTIGILVSEKSELQTALSFTQHAARQKTEEAEELNNRLHSSKYRVSELERTLSTVSTQQKQLEKHNKELEKDRDSLRLEIFRLNNANEETKQQSSELGEQLKLKVRENSALSLELDEVRKRLEMADVMLQQFSNQSGTPSEQQQLQLLLEEKHQLEVHTAQLMESVSQLQRERDQYAEQIQEEGRVWKDKTEQLLTQVTLMSEERDKSTAQIQELQEQITELKNTAASLSQERERQVTSQASGPSEKELALEESVRTLQQERDALSLQYQAQVRDNEQLSWLVQEQETRLAELEAQAQRAAEDSHDKLRILEDVQSDKATISRALAQNRELKDQLAELQNGFVKLTNENMELTSALQSEQHVKKEIARKMGQLQEDLHNAKEQMMERVQECSSLQEQRDQYLAYLQQYTTGYQQLVSEREQLHKQFLQQIQQMDRLQHDEVQGKVQLEQSQLQLQHAQERLDQLAKDNEQLKTEVQELLNSSSLNTSLRDQGDGVESYSLPETFQKSSIAIPEDFESKEEMDEFLHSALSHLERERDEILHQLEEERRLHQAALHQVANLSHEHHHHSACSETGSTDGVPVEVHEGLRAAMEKLQERFTSLMQEKADLKEKVEELEHRCIQLSGETDTIGEYIALYQNQRAVMKQRHVEKEEYINRLSKDKEEMKTKLAELQDLVMRLVGERNEWYTRYMSAIKNPDFMQPGGDDVPPAGPHLELDAVDGPVSMDMSTAVSAAPDMQTRTDENPQDTIVPPAGSSLRPREDGTARQIMQLLQEMQNPESQPPPFLGENPCIPFFYKPDENDEVKIMVI; encoded by the exons AACTGTGACCTGGATGCCAACGGTGATGAACACACTCCAGTGGAAAACAG GCCGCTGTCCTCCACAGAGAGTCTCAGGCAGCTCTCGCAGCAGCTCAACGGCCTTCTCGCCGAG tcatcatcatcatatgtCAATGGCGAGACTGGACCAGCGCTTGTCAACGAAAAAGCACTGGAG ACTCGAATCCAGGAGCTGGCAGATGCTCTGGACTCCAGCACTCTAGAAAATTCCCAGCTCACTGCAAAGCTAGAGACACTG ACGAAGCAGTCTCAAGTGATGTCCGAGCAGATGCAGAAG gAGCGGAAGGACTTCGAGCAGAAGTGTGTGAAGGAACAAGGGGCGATGCGTGAACAACTGCAG gttcacATCCAGACTATCGGCATTCTCGTGTCTGAGAAGTCTGAACTGCAGACCGCTCTGTCTTTTACACAGCACGCAGCACGCCAaaagacag aagAGGCAGAGGAACTGAATAATCGGCTGCACTCCAGCAAGTACAGGGTGTCCGAGCTGGAGCGGACTTTATCCACAGTGTCCACACAGCAGAAACAGCTGGAGAAG CATAATAAAGAACTGGAGAAGGACCGGGACAGCCTGCGACTGGAAATCTTCAGACTAAA TAACGCGAACGAGGAAACGAAGCAGCAAAGCTCCGAGCTAGGAGAACAGCTGAAGTTAAAGGTGAGGGAGAACAGCGCTCTGAGTCTGGAGCTGGACGAAGTGCGCAAGCGCCTGGAAATGGCCGACGTCATGCTGCAGCAG TTCTCCAATCAGTCAGGAACTCCGTCCGAGCAACAACAGCTGCAGCTGCTCCTGGAAGAAAAGCATCAGCTCGAGGTTCACacagcacag CTCATGGAGTCAGTATCACAGctacagagagagcgagaccaGTACGCAGAACAGATTCAGGAAGAGGGCCGAGTCTGGAAAGACAAAACCGAACAGCTTCTCACTCAG GTGACTCTGATGtcagaagagagagacaaaagcaCTGCTCAGATCCAAGAGCTACAGGAGCAGATTACAGAGCTGAAAAATACAGCAG CTTCACTGTCACAGGAGAGAGAACGCCAGGTCACGTCTCAGGCCTCAGGACCCTCGGAGAAGGAGCTGGCATTGGAGGAGAGCGTCCGCACCCTGCAGCAGGAGAGAGACGCTCTCAGTCTGCAGTACCAAGCACAG GTTCGGGATAACGAACAGCTGAGCTGGTTGGTGCAGGAGCAAGAGACACGGCTGGCGGAGCTGGAGGCGCAGGCGCAGCGTGCAGCCGAAGATTCTCACGACAAACTGCGCATCCTGGAGGACGTTCAGAGCGACAAAGCCACCATCAGCCGAGCCCTCGCTCAGAACCGGGAGCTCAAAGACCAGCTGGCCGAGCTGCAGAACGGCTTCGTCAAGCTG ACCAACGAGAACATGGAGCTAACCAGTGCTCTGCAATCAGAGCAGCACGTGAAAAAGGAGATCGCTCGTAAGATGGGCCAGCTTCAAGAGGATCTCCATAACGCCAAAGAGCAG ATGATGGAGCGGGTACAGGAGTGTTCGTCCCTACAAGAACAGAGGGATCAGTACCTGGCCTACCTGCAGCAGTACACTACCGGTTACCAGCAGTTGGTCTCTGAACGGGAGCAACTTCATAAGCAGTTCCTGCAGCAGATCCAGCAGATGGACCGACTGCAGCACGATGAAGTTCAGGGCAAAGTGCAGCTGGAGCAGAGTCAATTACAGCTACAGCACGCCCAG GAAAGACTTGACCAGCTGGCCAAGGATAACGAGCAGCTTAAAACAGAGGTTCAGGAGCTACTGAACAGCTCCTCGCTAAATACATCACTCAGGGACCAGG GTGACGGAGTGGAAAGCTATTCCCTACCAGAAACCTTCCAGAAATCTTCCATAGCTATCCCAGAGGACTTTGAGAGCAAAGAGGAAATG GACGAGTTTCTGCACTCTGCTCTGTCTCATCTGGAGCGAGAACGGGATGAAATCCTGCATCAGTTAGAAGAAGAGAGGAGGCTTCATCAGGCTGCTCTTCATCAAGTCGCCAATTTGAGTCACGAGCATCATCACCACAGCGCGTGTTCCGAGACAG GGAGTACAGACGGCGTTCCCGTCGAGGTGCACGAGGGACTCCGGGCCGCCATGGAGAAGCTCCAAGAGAGATTCACTAGCTTGATGCAGGAGAAAGCAGACTTGAAGGAGAAAGTGGAGGAGCTGGAGCATCGCTGCATTCAGCTGTCTGGAGAAACCGATACGATCG GGGAATACATCGCGCTGTATCAGAATCAGAGAGCAGTAATGAAGCAGAGACACGTTGAAAAGGAGGAGTACATTAACAGGCTGTCTAAAGACAAAGAGGAGATGAAG ACGAAGTTGGCCGAGCTGCAGGATCTGGTGATGCGTCTAGTCGGTGAGAGGAACGAGTGGTACACCCGCTACATGAGTGCCATCAAGAATCCCGACTTCATGCAGCCTGGTGGAGACGACGTCCCACCTGCAGGGCCACATCTGGAGCTGGATGCTGTGGATGGCCCGG tATCTATGGACATGAGCACAGCTGTCAGTGCGGCTCCAGACATGCAGACAAGGACGGATGAAAACCCACAGGACACAATCGTTCCCCCTGCCGGATCTTCGCTGAGGCCCAGAGAAGACGGCACGGCTCGGCAGATCATGCAGCTTCTCCAGGAGATGCAGAACCCTGAATCCCAGCCTCCTCCATTCCTAGGAGAGAACCCCTGCATCCCGTTCTTCTACAAACCCGACGAGAACGACGAAGTCAAGATCATGGTGATCTGA
- the golga2 gene encoding golgin subfamily A member 2 isoform X5 → MADQSRQNKLAAAKKKLKEFQQKSTQSPVNPGPKKKRKVKGGGQAETPSADRSSPEHIENILKVMVSDLSLTNGLALPPLVKSQQNCDLDANGDEHTPVENRPLSSTESLRQLSQQLNGLLAESSSSYVNGETGPALVNEKALETRIQELADALDSSTLENSQLTAKLETLTKQSQVMSEQMQKERKDFEQKCVKEQGAMREQLQVHIQTIGILVSEKSELQTALSFTQHAARQKTEEAEELNNRLHSSKYRVSELERTLSTVSTQQKQLEKHNKELEKDRDSLRLEIFRLNNANEETKQQSSELGEQLKLKVRENSALSLELDEVRKRLEMADVMLQQFSNQSGTPSEQQQLQLLLEEKHQLEVHTAQLMESVSQLQRERDQYAEQIQEEGRVWKDKTEQLLTQVTLMSEERDKSTAQIQELQEQITELKNTAASLSQERERQVTSQASGPSEKELALEESVRTLQQERDALSLQYQAQVRDNEQLSWLVQEQETRLAELEAQAQRAAEDSHDKLRILEDVQSDKATISRALAQNRELKDQLAELQNGFVKLTNENMELTSALQSEQHVKKEIARKMGQLQEDLHNAKEQMMERVQECSSLQEQRDQYLAYLQQYTTGYQQLVSEREQLHKQFLQQIQQMDRLQHDEVQGKVQLEQSQLQLQHAQERLDQLAKDNEQLKTEVQELLNSSSLNTSLRDQGDGVESYSLPETFQKSSIAIPEDFESKEEMDEFLHSALSHLERERDEILHQLEEERRLHQAALHQVANLSHEHHHHSACSETGSTDGVPVEVHEGLRAAMEKLQERFTSLMQEKADLKEKVEELEHRCIQLSGETDTIGEYIALYQNQRAVMKQRHVEKEEYINRLSKDKEEMKTKLAELQDLVMRLVGERNEWYTRYMSAIKNPDFMQPGGDDVPPAGPHLELDAVDGPVSMDMSTAVSAAPDMQTRTDENPQDTIVPPAGSSLRPREDGTARQIMQLLQEMQNPESQPPPFLGENPCIPFFYKPDENDEVKIMVI, encoded by the exons CAGAACTGTGACCTGGATGCCAACGGTGATGAACACACTCCAGTGGAAAACAG GCCGCTGTCCTCCACAGAGAGTCTCAGGCAGCTCTCGCAGCAGCTCAACGGCCTTCTCGCCGAG tcatcatcatcatatgtCAATGGCGAGACTGGACCAGCGCTTGTCAACGAAAAAGCACTGGAG ACTCGAATCCAGGAGCTGGCAGATGCTCTGGACTCCAGCACTCTAGAAAATTCCCAGCTCACTGCAAAGCTAGAGACACTG ACGAAGCAGTCTCAAGTGATGTCCGAGCAGATGCAGAAG gAGCGGAAGGACTTCGAGCAGAAGTGTGTGAAGGAACAAGGGGCGATGCGTGAACAACTGCAG gttcacATCCAGACTATCGGCATTCTCGTGTCTGAGAAGTCTGAACTGCAGACCGCTCTGTCTTTTACACAGCACGCAGCACGCCAaaagacag aagAGGCAGAGGAACTGAATAATCGGCTGCACTCCAGCAAGTACAGGGTGTCCGAGCTGGAGCGGACTTTATCCACAGTGTCCACACAGCAGAAACAGCTGGAGAAG CATAATAAAGAACTGGAGAAGGACCGGGACAGCCTGCGACTGGAAATCTTCAGACTAAA TAACGCGAACGAGGAAACGAAGCAGCAAAGCTCCGAGCTAGGAGAACAGCTGAAGTTAAAGGTGAGGGAGAACAGCGCTCTGAGTCTGGAGCTGGACGAAGTGCGCAAGCGCCTGGAAATGGCCGACGTCATGCTGCAGCAG TTCTCCAATCAGTCAGGAACTCCGTCCGAGCAACAACAGCTGCAGCTGCTCCTGGAAGAAAAGCATCAGCTCGAGGTTCACacagcacag CTCATGGAGTCAGTATCACAGctacagagagagcgagaccaGTACGCAGAACAGATTCAGGAAGAGGGCCGAGTCTGGAAAGACAAAACCGAACAGCTTCTCACTCAG GTGACTCTGATGtcagaagagagagacaaaagcaCTGCTCAGATCCAAGAGCTACAGGAGCAGATTACAGAGCTGAAAAATACAGCAG CTTCACTGTCACAGGAGAGAGAACGCCAGGTCACGTCTCAGGCCTCAGGACCCTCGGAGAAGGAGCTGGCATTGGAGGAGAGCGTCCGCACCCTGCAGCAGGAGAGAGACGCTCTCAGTCTGCAGTACCAAGCACAG GTTCGGGATAACGAACAGCTGAGCTGGTTGGTGCAGGAGCAAGAGACACGGCTGGCGGAGCTGGAGGCGCAGGCGCAGCGTGCAGCCGAAGATTCTCACGACAAACTGCGCATCCTGGAGGACGTTCAGAGCGACAAAGCCACCATCAGCCGAGCCCTCGCTCAGAACCGGGAGCTCAAAGACCAGCTGGCCGAGCTGCAGAACGGCTTCGTCAAGCTG ACCAACGAGAACATGGAGCTAACCAGTGCTCTGCAATCAGAGCAGCACGTGAAAAAGGAGATCGCTCGTAAGATGGGCCAGCTTCAAGAGGATCTCCATAACGCCAAAGAGCAG ATGATGGAGCGGGTACAGGAGTGTTCGTCCCTACAAGAACAGAGGGATCAGTACCTGGCCTACCTGCAGCAGTACACTACCGGTTACCAGCAGTTGGTCTCTGAACGGGAGCAACTTCATAAGCAGTTCCTGCAGCAGATCCAGCAGATGGACCGACTGCAGCACGATGAAGTTCAGGGCAAAGTGCAGCTGGAGCAGAGTCAATTACAGCTACAGCACGCCCAG GAAAGACTTGACCAGCTGGCCAAGGATAACGAGCAGCTTAAAACAGAGGTTCAGGAGCTACTGAACAGCTCCTCGCTAAATACATCACTCAGGGACCAGG GTGACGGAGTGGAAAGCTATTCCCTACCAGAAACCTTCCAGAAATCTTCCATAGCTATCCCAGAGGACTTTGAGAGCAAAGAGGAAATG GACGAGTTTCTGCACTCTGCTCTGTCTCATCTGGAGCGAGAACGGGATGAAATCCTGCATCAGTTAGAAGAAGAGAGGAGGCTTCATCAGGCTGCTCTTCATCAAGTCGCCAATTTGAGTCACGAGCATCATCACCACAGCGCGTGTTCCGAGACAG GGAGTACAGACGGCGTTCCCGTCGAGGTGCACGAGGGACTCCGGGCCGCCATGGAGAAGCTCCAAGAGAGATTCACTAGCTTGATGCAGGAGAAAGCAGACTTGAAGGAGAAAGTGGAGGAGCTGGAGCATCGCTGCATTCAGCTGTCTGGAGAAACCGATACGATCG GGGAATACATCGCGCTGTATCAGAATCAGAGAGCAGTAATGAAGCAGAGACACGTTGAAAAGGAGGAGTACATTAACAGGCTGTCTAAAGACAAAGAGGAGATGAAG ACGAAGTTGGCCGAGCTGCAGGATCTGGTGATGCGTCTAGTCGGTGAGAGGAACGAGTGGTACACCCGCTACATGAGTGCCATCAAGAATCCCGACTTCATGCAGCCTGGTGGAGACGACGTCCCACCTGCAGGGCCACATCTGGAGCTGGATGCTGTGGATGGCCCGG tATCTATGGACATGAGCACAGCTGTCAGTGCGGCTCCAGACATGCAGACAAGGACGGATGAAAACCCACAGGACACAATCGTTCCCCCTGCCGGATCTTCGCTGAGGCCCAGAGAAGACGGCACGGCTCGGCAGATCATGCAGCTTCTCCAGGAGATGCAGAACCCTGAATCCCAGCCTCCTCCATTCCTAGGAGAGAACCCCTGCATCCCGTTCTTCTACAAACCCGACGAGAACGACGAAGTCAAGATCATGGTGATCTGA
- the golga2 gene encoding golgin subfamily A member 2 isoform X7, which translates to MADQSRQNKLAAAKKKLKEFQQKSTQSPVNPGPKKKRKVKGGGQAETPSADRSSPEHQNCDLDANGDEHTPVENRPLSSTESLRQLSQQLNGLLAESSSSYVNGETGPALVNEKALETRIQELADALDSSTLENSQLTAKLETLTKQSQVMSEQMQKERKDFEQKCVKEQGAMREQLQVHIQTIGILVSEKSELQTALSFTQHAARQKTEEAEELNNRLHSSKYRVSELERTLSTVSTQQKQLEKHNKELEKDRDSLRLEIFRLNNANEETKQQSSELGEQLKLKVRENSALSLELDEVRKRLEMADVMLQQFSNQSGTPSEQQQLQLLLEEKHQLEVHTAQLMESVSQLQRERDQYAEQIQEEGRVWKDKTEQLLTQVTLMSEERDKSTAQIQELQEQITELKNTAASLSQERERQVTSQASGPSEKELALEESVRTLQQERDALSLQYQAQVRDNEQLSWLVQEQETRLAELEAQAQRAAEDSHDKLRILEDVQSDKATISRALAQNRELKDQLAELQNGFVKLTNENMELTSALQSEQHVKKEIARKMGQLQEDLHNAKEQMMERVQECSSLQEQRDQYLAYLQQYTTGYQQLVSEREQLHKQFLQQIQQMDRLQHDEVQGKVQLEQSQLQLQHAQERLDQLAKDNEQLKTEVQELLNSSSLNTSLRDQGDGVESYSLPETFQKSSIAIPEDFESKEEMDEFLHSALSHLERERDEILHQLEEERRLHQAALHQVANLSHEHHHHSACSETGSTDGVPVEVHEGLRAAMEKLQERFTSLMQEKADLKEKVEELEHRCIQLSGETDTIGEYIALYQNQRAVMKQRHVEKEEYINRLSKDKEEMKTKLAELQDLVMRLVGERNEWYTRYMSAIKNPDFMQPGGDDVPPAGPHLELDAVDGPVSMDMSTAVSAAPDMQTRTDENPQDTIVPPAGSSLRPREDGTARQIMQLLQEMQNPESQPPPFLGENPCIPFFYKPDENDEVKIMVI; encoded by the exons CAGAACTGTGACCTGGATGCCAACGGTGATGAACACACTCCAGTGGAAAACAG GCCGCTGTCCTCCACAGAGAGTCTCAGGCAGCTCTCGCAGCAGCTCAACGGCCTTCTCGCCGAG tcatcatcatcatatgtCAATGGCGAGACTGGACCAGCGCTTGTCAACGAAAAAGCACTGGAG ACTCGAATCCAGGAGCTGGCAGATGCTCTGGACTCCAGCACTCTAGAAAATTCCCAGCTCACTGCAAAGCTAGAGACACTG ACGAAGCAGTCTCAAGTGATGTCCGAGCAGATGCAGAAG gAGCGGAAGGACTTCGAGCAGAAGTGTGTGAAGGAACAAGGGGCGATGCGTGAACAACTGCAG gttcacATCCAGACTATCGGCATTCTCGTGTCTGAGAAGTCTGAACTGCAGACCGCTCTGTCTTTTACACAGCACGCAGCACGCCAaaagacag aagAGGCAGAGGAACTGAATAATCGGCTGCACTCCAGCAAGTACAGGGTGTCCGAGCTGGAGCGGACTTTATCCACAGTGTCCACACAGCAGAAACAGCTGGAGAAG CATAATAAAGAACTGGAGAAGGACCGGGACAGCCTGCGACTGGAAATCTTCAGACTAAA TAACGCGAACGAGGAAACGAAGCAGCAAAGCTCCGAGCTAGGAGAACAGCTGAAGTTAAAGGTGAGGGAGAACAGCGCTCTGAGTCTGGAGCTGGACGAAGTGCGCAAGCGCCTGGAAATGGCCGACGTCATGCTGCAGCAG TTCTCCAATCAGTCAGGAACTCCGTCCGAGCAACAACAGCTGCAGCTGCTCCTGGAAGAAAAGCATCAGCTCGAGGTTCACacagcacag CTCATGGAGTCAGTATCACAGctacagagagagcgagaccaGTACGCAGAACAGATTCAGGAAGAGGGCCGAGTCTGGAAAGACAAAACCGAACAGCTTCTCACTCAG GTGACTCTGATGtcagaagagagagacaaaagcaCTGCTCAGATCCAAGAGCTACAGGAGCAGATTACAGAGCTGAAAAATACAGCAG CTTCACTGTCACAGGAGAGAGAACGCCAGGTCACGTCTCAGGCCTCAGGACCCTCGGAGAAGGAGCTGGCATTGGAGGAGAGCGTCCGCACCCTGCAGCAGGAGAGAGACGCTCTCAGTCTGCAGTACCAAGCACAG GTTCGGGATAACGAACAGCTGAGCTGGTTGGTGCAGGAGCAAGAGACACGGCTGGCGGAGCTGGAGGCGCAGGCGCAGCGTGCAGCCGAAGATTCTCACGACAAACTGCGCATCCTGGAGGACGTTCAGAGCGACAAAGCCACCATCAGCCGAGCCCTCGCTCAGAACCGGGAGCTCAAAGACCAGCTGGCCGAGCTGCAGAACGGCTTCGTCAAGCTG ACCAACGAGAACATGGAGCTAACCAGTGCTCTGCAATCAGAGCAGCACGTGAAAAAGGAGATCGCTCGTAAGATGGGCCAGCTTCAAGAGGATCTCCATAACGCCAAAGAGCAG ATGATGGAGCGGGTACAGGAGTGTTCGTCCCTACAAGAACAGAGGGATCAGTACCTGGCCTACCTGCAGCAGTACACTACCGGTTACCAGCAGTTGGTCTCTGAACGGGAGCAACTTCATAAGCAGTTCCTGCAGCAGATCCAGCAGATGGACCGACTGCAGCACGATGAAGTTCAGGGCAAAGTGCAGCTGGAGCAGAGTCAATTACAGCTACAGCACGCCCAG GAAAGACTTGACCAGCTGGCCAAGGATAACGAGCAGCTTAAAACAGAGGTTCAGGAGCTACTGAACAGCTCCTCGCTAAATACATCACTCAGGGACCAGG GTGACGGAGTGGAAAGCTATTCCCTACCAGAAACCTTCCAGAAATCTTCCATAGCTATCCCAGAGGACTTTGAGAGCAAAGAGGAAATG GACGAGTTTCTGCACTCTGCTCTGTCTCATCTGGAGCGAGAACGGGATGAAATCCTGCATCAGTTAGAAGAAGAGAGGAGGCTTCATCAGGCTGCTCTTCATCAAGTCGCCAATTTGAGTCACGAGCATCATCACCACAGCGCGTGTTCCGAGACAG GGAGTACAGACGGCGTTCCCGTCGAGGTGCACGAGGGACTCCGGGCCGCCATGGAGAAGCTCCAAGAGAGATTCACTAGCTTGATGCAGGAGAAAGCAGACTTGAAGGAGAAAGTGGAGGAGCTGGAGCATCGCTGCATTCAGCTGTCTGGAGAAACCGATACGATCG GGGAATACATCGCGCTGTATCAGAATCAGAGAGCAGTAATGAAGCAGAGACACGTTGAAAAGGAGGAGTACATTAACAGGCTGTCTAAAGACAAAGAGGAGATGAAG ACGAAGTTGGCCGAGCTGCAGGATCTGGTGATGCGTCTAGTCGGTGAGAGGAACGAGTGGTACACCCGCTACATGAGTGCCATCAAGAATCCCGACTTCATGCAGCCTGGTGGAGACGACGTCCCACCTGCAGGGCCACATCTGGAGCTGGATGCTGTGGATGGCCCGG tATCTATGGACATGAGCACAGCTGTCAGTGCGGCTCCAGACATGCAGACAAGGACGGATGAAAACCCACAGGACACAATCGTTCCCCCTGCCGGATCTTCGCTGAGGCCCAGAGAAGACGGCACGGCTCGGCAGATCATGCAGCTTCTCCAGGAGATGCAGAACCCTGAATCCCAGCCTCCTCCATTCCTAGGAGAGAACCCCTGCATCCCGTTCTTCTACAAACCCGACGAGAACGACGAAGTCAAGATCATGGTGATCTGA